In the Gossypium arboreum isolate Shixiya-1 chromosome 10, ASM2569848v2, whole genome shotgun sequence genome, one interval contains:
- the LOC108452138 gene encoding UDP-glycosyltransferase 76F1-like — protein sequence MDRQINSVEMEQRKGRRLVLFPLPLQGHINPMFDLANILHSRGFSITIIHTTFNSPNPSNYPHFTFRIISEDLPENNRCTKDLIAFVSMLNAICGLPFRDCLADLLSDTSEEPIACLISDAILYFTQDVANELKVPRMVLRTGAASSFCVFSSFPLLREKGYLPIQDSQLEEPIVELPPLRVKDLPVIHTDDPEDLYNVVVGMVEQSKASNGMIWNTFEELEGTSLATLHQKLGVPLFPIGPFHKCFAVTSSTTSSSLLTHDQSCISWLDKQDPKSVIYVSFGSLASISETQFLEIAWGLANSNQPFLWVVRPGLVHGSNWVEPLPNGFLETLGGKGHIVKWAPQQQVLAHPSVGAFWTHNGWNSTLESICEGVPMVCMPCFTDQKVNARYVSEVWGIGLQLEKGLERGEIEKTIKRLMVDKDGENIRERMLNLKEKSNLCLSESGSSKQALDSLVYHILSLESLTFHTH from the exons ATGGATAGGCAAATCAACAGTGTTGAAATGGAGCAAAGGAAAGGCAGAAGATTAGTGTTGTTTCCATTACCATTACAAGGCCACATTAATCCCATGTTTGACCTTGCAAACATTCTTCATTCAAGAGGGTTCTCAATCACCATTATCCACACTACTTTCAACTCTCCCAACCCTTCAAACTACCCTCACTTCACTTTCCGTATCATCTCCGAAGATTTGCCTGAAAACAATCGATGCACGAAAGATCTCATCGCTTTCGTCTCGATGCTCAATGCGATATGTGGACTGCCTTTTCGTGATTGCTTGGCTGATTTGTTGTCCGATACTTCAGAGGAGCCGATTGCTTGCTTGATTTCCGATGCTATACTTTACTTCACTCAAGATGTTGCAAATGAACTTAAGGTTCCTAGGATGGTATTGAGGACTGGTGCTGCCTCTTCCTTTTGtgttttctcttcttttcctCTCCTAAGGGAAAAAGGGTACCTTCCTATACAAG ATTCTCAGCTAGAGGAGCCAATAGTTGAACTTCCACCATTAAGAGTAAAAGACCTCCCAGTGATCCACACAGATGACCCTGAAGATCTTTACAATGTGGTGGTTGGCATGGTGGAACAAAGCAAAGCATCAAATGGTATGATATGGAACACTTTTGAAGAACTAGAAGGGACTTCCCTTGCAACACTTCACCAAAAACTTGGGGTTCCACTTTTTCCAATTGGTCCATTCCATAAATGCTTTGCAGTCACTTCAAGTACTACTTCAAGCAGTTTGTTAACACATGACCAAAGTTGTATTTCATGGTTAGATAAACAAGACCCTAAATCAGTCATCTATGTGAGCTTTGGTAGTTTAGCATCAATAAGTGAAACCCAATTCTTGGAGATAGCTTGGGGTTTAGCTAATAGCAACCAACCATTCTTATGGGTGGTTAGGCCAGGTCTAGTCCATGGTTCAAACTGGGTTGAACCATTGCCAAATGGGTTCTTGGAAACATTGGGGGGGAAGGGACATATTGTTAAATGGGCTCCTCAACAACAAGTGTTGGCTCATCCATCTGTGGGAGCTTTTTGGACCCACAATGGGTGGAATTCAACTTTGGAGAGTATTTGTGAAGGGGTCCCTATGGTTTGCATGCCTTGTTTCACTGACCAAAAGGTTAATGCAAGGTATGTGAGTGAGGTTTGGGGGATTGGTTTGCAATTAGAGAAAGGGCTTGAGAGAGGGGAAATAGAGAAGACAATCAAAAGATTAATGGTGGACAAAGATGGGGAAAATATAAGGGAGAGAATGTTGAATTTAAAGGAGAAATCAAATCTTTGCTTGAGTGAAAGTGGGTCTTCAAAACAAGCACTAGATAGCTTGGTTTATCACATTTTATCATTGGAATCACTTACTTTTCATACTCATTAA
- the LOC108450670 gene encoding 7-deoxyloganetic acid glucosyl transferase-like isoform X1: MEMDSPSQCRPPHVVIFPLPLQGHINSMIKLAELLALAGFKLTFLNSHHNHERLIKFTSIVAYFKRYPGFELKTITDGLPLDHPRSGNWFLETYEEAILMKIKQSFREMMINSNPPVDCVIADGFSGYAIDVANELGIPIIGFRTSSPRSFWVYYSITDIIKAGELPIRGSEDMDRLITTVPGMETYLRCRDLPSFCRKPDIEDSTVQLIVKQTRKSTQADALIFNTTDELDEPILSQIRTKCANIYPIGPLHAQLNTRLKAKHGESFDQFSNTLREEDKSCIPWLDKQPNRSVIYVSFGSITSTSRDQLVELWYGLLNSKTKFLFVVRPDSVIGKDGEGEDFVKELMEKSKDRGYIVDWAPQEVVLNHEAVGGFLTHSGWNSTLESIVAGVPMVCWPYFADQQVTSRVVSTVWKIGLDMKDVSDRKIVEKMVNDVMVDQKEFVNSATDMAKVINQCVSIGGSSSNNLDRLIEDIRMKRLKTTFVRKEFT, encoded by the exons ATGGAAATGGATTCTCCTTCACAATGTCGTCCTCCACATGTTGTCATCTTCCCTCTCCCATTACAAGGCCATATAAACTCCATGATTAAGCTAGCTGAACTATTAGCCCTCGCCGGTTTCAAGCTCACTTTCCTCAATTCCCACCATAACCATGAACGCCTGATCAAGTTCACCAGCATTGTTGCCTATTTTAAAAGATACCCAGGGTTCGAACTCAAGACCATAACCGATGGTCTCCCTCTTGATCATCCCAGATCAGGGAATTGGTTCCTTGAGACGTATGAAGAAGCCATTTTAATGAAAATCAAGCAGAGTTTTAGAGAGATGATGATTAATAGCAACCCACCGGTAGATTGTGTAATTGCAGATGGGTTTTCTGGATATGCTATTGATGTTGCGAATGAGCTTGGTATCCCCATCATTGGTTTTCGTACCAGCAGTCCTCGTAGTTTCTGGGTTTATTATTCTATTACTGATATAATCAAAGCTGGGGAGCTTCCTATCAGAG GAAGTGAAGACATGGACAGGTTGATAACAACAGTGCCAGGCATGGAAACTTATCTTCGATGTCGAGATCTTCCTAGTTTTTGTCGAAAACCAGACATTGAAGATTCAACTGTTCAACTTATTGTTAAACAAACACGAAAAAGTACTCAAGCCGATGCCTTGATATTCAACACCACTGACGAGCTCGACGAACCTATACTATCTCAAATACGCACTAAATGCGCTAACATCTACCCCATTGGACCCTTACATGCTCAATTAAACACAAGACTCAAGGCAAAACATGGAGAATCATTTGATCAATTTTCGAATACCCTTCGGGAAGAGGATAAAAGCTGCATTCCTTGGCTCGATAAGCAACCAAATCGATCTGTTATCTACGTAAGTTTCGGTAGCATTACAAGCACGTCAAGGGATCAACTCGTAGAGCTTTGGTATGGACTTCTTAACAGTAAAACGAAGTTCTTGTTTGTTGTAAGGCCAGATTCCGTGATTGGAAAAGATGGTGAAGGGGAGGATTTTGTAAAAGAGCTAATGGAGAAGAGTAAGGATCGAGGCTACATTGTCGATTGGGCGCCGCAAGAGGTGGTCTTGAACCACGAGGCAGTTGGTGGGTTCTTGACGCATAGTGGGTGGAACTCAACTTTGGAGAGCATCGTTGCCGGGGTGCCTATGGTTTGTTGGCCGTACTTTGCCGATCAACAAGTGACTAGTAGGGTTGTGAGTACGGTGTGGAAAATAGGGTTGGATATGAAGGATGTAAGTGATAGGAAGATAGTGGAGAAAATGGTGAACGATGTGATGGTGGATCAAAAGGAGTTCGTGAATTCGGCAACAGACATGGCTAAGGTAATCAATCAATGTGTTAGTATTGGTGGGTCTTCTTCTAACAATTTGGACCGTCTAATTGAAGATATTAGAATGAAGAGATTGAAAACCACATTCGTAAGGaaagaatttacttaa
- the LOC108450670 gene encoding 7-deoxyloganetic acid glucosyl transferase-like isoform X2, giving the protein MEMDSPSQCRPPHVVIFPLPLQGHINSMIKLAELLALAGFKLTFLNSHHNHERLIKFTSIVAYFKRYPGFELKTITDGLPLDHPRSGNWFLETYEEAILMKIKQSFREMMINSNPPVDCVIADGFSGYAIDVANELGIPIIGFRTSSPRSFWVYYSITDIIKAGELPIRDMDRLITTVPGMETYLRCRDLPSFCRKPDIEDSTVQLIVKQTRKSTQADALIFNTTDELDEPILSQIRTKCANIYPIGPLHAQLNTRLKAKHGESFDQFSNTLREEDKSCIPWLDKQPNRSVIYVSFGSITSTSRDQLVELWYGLLNSKTKFLFVVRPDSVIGKDGEGEDFVKELMEKSKDRGYIVDWAPQEVVLNHEAVGGFLTHSGWNSTLESIVAGVPMVCWPYFADQQVTSRVVSTVWKIGLDMKDVSDRKIVEKMVNDVMVDQKEFVNSATDMAKVINQCVSIGGSSSNNLDRLIEDIRMKRLKTTFVRKEFT; this is encoded by the exons ATGGAAATGGATTCTCCTTCACAATGTCGTCCTCCACATGTTGTCATCTTCCCTCTCCCATTACAAGGCCATATAAACTCCATGATTAAGCTAGCTGAACTATTAGCCCTCGCCGGTTTCAAGCTCACTTTCCTCAATTCCCACCATAACCATGAACGCCTGATCAAGTTCACCAGCATTGTTGCCTATTTTAAAAGATACCCAGGGTTCGAACTCAAGACCATAACCGATGGTCTCCCTCTTGATCATCCCAGATCAGGGAATTGGTTCCTTGAGACGTATGAAGAAGCCATTTTAATGAAAATCAAGCAGAGTTTTAGAGAGATGATGATTAATAGCAACCCACCGGTAGATTGTGTAATTGCAGATGGGTTTTCTGGATATGCTATTGATGTTGCGAATGAGCTTGGTATCCCCATCATTGGTTTTCGTACCAGCAGTCCTCGTAGTTTCTGGGTTTATTATTCTATTACTGATATAATCAAAGCTGGGGAGCTTCCTATCAGAG ACATGGACAGGTTGATAACAACAGTGCCAGGCATGGAAACTTATCTTCGATGTCGAGATCTTCCTAGTTTTTGTCGAAAACCAGACATTGAAGATTCAACTGTTCAACTTATTGTTAAACAAACACGAAAAAGTACTCAAGCCGATGCCTTGATATTCAACACCACTGACGAGCTCGACGAACCTATACTATCTCAAATACGCACTAAATGCGCTAACATCTACCCCATTGGACCCTTACATGCTCAATTAAACACAAGACTCAAGGCAAAACATGGAGAATCATTTGATCAATTTTCGAATACCCTTCGGGAAGAGGATAAAAGCTGCATTCCTTGGCTCGATAAGCAACCAAATCGATCTGTTATCTACGTAAGTTTCGGTAGCATTACAAGCACGTCAAGGGATCAACTCGTAGAGCTTTGGTATGGACTTCTTAACAGTAAAACGAAGTTCTTGTTTGTTGTAAGGCCAGATTCCGTGATTGGAAAAGATGGTGAAGGGGAGGATTTTGTAAAAGAGCTAATGGAGAAGAGTAAGGATCGAGGCTACATTGTCGATTGGGCGCCGCAAGAGGTGGTCTTGAACCACGAGGCAGTTGGTGGGTTCTTGACGCATAGTGGGTGGAACTCAACTTTGGAGAGCATCGTTGCCGGGGTGCCTATGGTTTGTTGGCCGTACTTTGCCGATCAACAAGTGACTAGTAGGGTTGTGAGTACGGTGTGGAAAATAGGGTTGGATATGAAGGATGTAAGTGATAGGAAGATAGTGGAGAAAATGGTGAACGATGTGATGGTGGATCAAAAGGAGTTCGTGAATTCGGCAACAGACATGGCTAAGGTAATCAATCAATGTGTTAGTATTGGTGGGTCTTCTTCTAACAATTTGGACCGTCTAATTGAAGATATTAGAATGAAGAGATTGAAAACCACATTCGTAAGGaaagaatttacttaa
- the LOC108450796 gene encoding 7-deoxyloganetic acid glucosyl transferase-like has protein sequence MEKDRSLQPPPPHVLVFPFPLQGHINSMIKLAELLALAGFKLTFLNSHYNHERLVKFNNIAAHFERYQGFEFKTITDGLPLDHPRSGNWFLDMYEEALEMKMKPGLREMLENISPPVDCIIADGFLGFAIDVAKELEIPIIYFRTSSPCSFWVYYSIPDIIQAGELPIKGSEDMDRLLTTVPGMETYFRCRDLPSFCRETDIEDSIIKLYVKQTQKSSQADALILNTAEELDGPILSQIRTKCPRVYAIGPLHAQLNTRLKAKHGESYDHFSNTLWEVDKSCIFWLDKQPNRSVIYVSFGSITSTSREQLVELWYGLLNSKTKFLLVVRPNSVIGKDGEGEDVVVELMEKSKDQGYIVNWAPQEAVLNHPTVGGFFTHNGWNSTLESIVAGVPMICWPYFADQQVNSRVVSEVWKIGLDMKDVCDKKIVEKMVKDVMVDQKEEFVQSAAETAKVTNQSVNVGGSSYSNLDHLIEDIRIMSLKTPKTMIVS, from the exons ATGGAAAAGGATCGGTCCTTACAACCTCCTCCTCCACATGTTCTCGTCTTCCCCTTCCCATTACAAGGCCATATAAACTCTATGATTAAGCTAGCTGAACTGCTGGCCCTCGCCGGCTTCAAGCTCACTTTCCTCAACTCCCACTACAACCATGAACGCTTGGTCAAGTTCAACAACATTGCTGCCCACTTTGAAAGATACCAAGGGTTCGAATTCAAGACCATAACCGATGGTCTCCCTCTTGATCATCCCAGGTCTGGGAATTGGTTCCTTGATATGTACGAAGAGGCCCTGGAAATGAAAATGAAGCCAGGTTTGAGAGAGATGCTTGAAAATATCAGCCCACCAGTGGATTGCATAATTGCAGATGGGTTTTTAGGCTTTGCTATTGATGTTGCAAAGGAGCTTGAAATCCCCATTATTTATTTTCGTACCAGCAGTCCTTGTAGTTTCTGGGTTTATTATTCCATCCCTGATATAATCCAAGCTGGGGAGCTTCCTATCAAAG GAAGTGAAGATATGGACCGGTTGTTAACAACAGTGCCAGGCATGGAAACTTATTTTCGATGTCGAGATCTTCCTAGTTTTTGTCGAGAAACTGATATTGAAGATTCAATTATCAAACTTTATGTAAAACAGACACAAAAGAGCTCTCAAGCTGATGCCTTGATACTCAACACCGCCGAAGAGCTCGATGGGCCTATACTATCTCAAATACGCACCAAATGCCCTCGTGTCTATGCCATTGGACCCTTACATGCTCAATTAAACACTAGACTCAAGGCAAAACATGGAGAATCATATGATCACTTCTCGAACACCCTTTGGGAAGTGGATAAAAGCTGCATCTTTTGGCTCGATAAGCAACCAAATCGATCTGTTATTTATGTAAGTTTTGGTAGCATAACGAGCACGTCAAGGGAGCAACTTGTAGAGCTTTGGTATGGACTTCTTAACAGTAAAACGAAGTTCTTGCTTGTTGTAAGGCCGAATTCTGTGATTGGAAAAGATGGTGAAGGGGAGGATGTTGTAGTGGAGCTTATGGAGAAGAGTAAGGATCAAGGTTACATAGTAAATTGGGCACCACAAGAGGCGGTTTTGAACCACCCAACCGTTGGCGGGTTCTTTACGCATAATGGATGGAACTCGACTTTGGAGAGCATCGTCGCAGGGGTGCCTATGATTTGCTGGCCTTACTTTGCTGACCAACAAGTGAATAGTAGGGTTGTGAGTGAGGTATGGAAAATAGGGTTGGATATGAAGGATGTATGTGATAAAAAGATAGTGGAGAAAATGGTGAAAGATGTGATGGTGGATCAAAAGGAGGAGTTTGTACAATCGGCAGCCGAAACGGCTAAGGTAACGAATCAAAGTGTTAATGTTGGTGGGTCTTCTTATAGTAATTTGGATCATTTAATTGAAGATATTAGAATAATGAGCTTGAAAACCCCAAAAACTATGATAGTTTCTTAA